In Drosophila nasuta strain 15112-1781.00 chromosome 2R, ASM2355853v1, whole genome shotgun sequence, a single genomic region encodes these proteins:
- the LOC132786886 gene encoding lysosomal acid glucosylceramidase, translating into MFSCRSYLLLLSSLLIATIGGQAENIPCNLQDAEYGKVCVCTADYCDYLENPTLSEDSEFALISSTQEGLRFELSKGNFGASEKHVVDDYEEPVVEVPNEASNATIFSRLYDAALAAMRPQSERATPSTTRSVTLRLNRTTTFQRIEGFGGSFTGAVSYLLENYEAQEIQDHLYKSYYGADGLGFNLMRVAMGGCDFDLEAWSYNEYPENDTSLTNMTKLDDRDVIRVEQIKRLRDISGVENLKIKGAAWSSPPWMKTNNKWTGFGRLKREYYQTWADFHLKWVDLMEENGLPIWAISTGNEPLNGIFFMPFVKFMSLGWTPPTQAIWLADHLGPTMRNSKYKDIVLFSNDDQRYTSPYWFKWMNRTRPNSLDYLDGVSLHWYWDEIFGSTFADKTNEYFPNKLHIISESCIGDKPWQQARPLLGSWARAEKYARSYLSHLKDGFHAWIDWNIILDEEGGPNYVNNTVDAPVVANTTTYTEFYKQPMFYIIGHFSKLVPEGSLRIEAIASNVNLDTVAFLRPDNKIAAVLFNSGRAALDIVVVDTIRGNVTLNVPAKSIHTILYN; encoded by the exons GTGGCCAGGCTGAGAATATACCCTGTAACTTGCAGGATGCCGAGTATGGCAAGGTGTGTGTTTGCACAGCGGATTACTGCGACTATTTGGAGAATCCCACGCTGAGCGAGGACAGCGAATTCGCTTTGATCTCCAGCACACAGGAAGGATTGCGTTTTGAGCTGAGCAAAGGCAACTTTGGTGCTAGCGAGAAGCATGTCGTCGACGACTACGAAGAGCCAGTTGTCGAAGTGCCAAATGAAGCCAGCAATGCCACCATTTTCTCCCGCCTTTACGATGCAGCTTTGGCTGCCATGCGCCCACAATCCGAGCGAGCCACGCCGAGCACAACGCGCTCGGTGACTCTTCGCCTGAATCGCACCACGACATTCCAGAGGATTGAGGGTTTCGGTGGCAGCTTCACTGGTGCTGTGTCCTATTTGCTGGAGAACTATGAGGCACAGGAAATACAGGATCATCTCTACAAGTCCTATTACGGTGCTGATGGCCTGGGATTCAATTTGATGCGCGTCGCCATGGGCGGTTGTGATTTTGATTTGGAGGCTTGGTCTTACAATGAGTATCCCGAGAACGATACCAGCTTGACCAACATGACTAAGCTAGACGATCGCGATGTGATTCGTGTGGAGCAGATTAAACGCCTGCGAGACATTTCCGGTGTGGAGAACCTGAAGATCAAAGGAGCCGCCTGGAGTTCGCCACCATGGATGAAGACGAACAACAAGTGGACGGGCTTTGGTCGCCTCAAGCGTGAGTACTATCAGACCTGGGCAGATTTTCATCTGAAGTGGGTGGACTTGATGGAGGAAAATGGGCTACCCATTTGGGCCATTTCCACGGGCAACGAGCCCTTGAACGGTATCTTCTTTATGCCATTCGTGAAGTTCATGAGTCTGGGCTGGACACCGCCGACACAGGCAATCTGGCTGGCTGATCATCTGGGACCCACGATGCGTAACTCCAAGTACAAGGATATTGTGCTGTTCAGCAACGATGATCAGCGCTACACTAGTCCATACTGGTTCAAATGG aTGAATCGCACACGCCCAAATAGTTTGGATTATCTGGATGGCGTATCGCTGCATTGGTATTGGGATGAGATATTCGGCAGCACTTTCGCCGATAAGACCAATGAGTATTTTCCCAATAAGCTACACATAATCTCGGAATCGTGCATTGGCGATAAGCCCTGGCAGCAGGCTAGACCTCTCCTTGGCAGCTGGGCGCGTGCCGAGAAGTATGCGCGCTCTTACTTATCGCATCTGAAGGATGGTTTCCATGCCTGGATCGACTGGAACATCATCTTGGATGAGGAGGGCGGTCCCAACTATGTGAACAACACAGTCGATGCTCCTGTGGTTGCCAACACAACAA CCTACACTGAGTTCTACAAGCAACCCATGTTCTACATCATTGGCCACTTCTCCAAGCTGGTGCCCGAGGGCTCTTTGCGCATCGAGGCAATTGCCAGCAATGTTAACCTCGATACAGTTGCCTTCTTGCGTCCTGACAATAAAATTGCTGCCGTGCTCTTTAATAGTGGACGGGCTGCTCTCGATATTGTTGTCGTGGATACAATTCGTGGCAATGTCACGCTCAATGTGCCAGCCAAGTCCATACACACAATACTCTACAACTGA
- the LOC132786691 gene encoding alpha-tocopherol transfer protein-like, with amino-acid sequence MRRPLSPTLAKLAEEELNETPDRIQQDIIILRVWIRQQPHLRARTEDDFLIAFLRRCRYSLEETKRRIDRYFTHYNLFPEVMSNRCITQRLLEINRLGVCLFPDLPKGNNRAALFVARFGHFDPNQYSLREIYHFTSMAVEIIALENDYASVAGICEIIDLEGANSDKMRRFDKVFFRKWWNFLHECSPLRVREVYVINMPKDIQSTILFLYNLLSAQVNYPIHVLKTPGELFEHIGKEYLPEEYGGTNGHMVETIAYMEDLLNSYRSYFEQDQQYGTIEELRAGEITTYEAEFGVNGSFRKLNWD; translated from the exons ATGAGACGTCCGCTCTCGCCCACGTTGGCCAAACTGGCCGAGGAGGAGCTGAACGAGACGCCCGACCGCATACAACAGGACATCATCATCCTTCGAGTGTGGATACGACAGCAGCCGCATCTACGTGCTCGGACCGAAGATGATTTCCTGATTGCCTTTTTGCGTCGTTGTCGCTATAGTTTGGAGGAGACAAAGCGACGCATCGATCGCTATTTCACGCACTACAATTTATTTCCCGAGGTGATGAGCAATCGCTGCATTACGCAGCGACTTCTGGAAATCAATCGATTGGG TGTGTGCCTATTTCCTGACTTGCCCAAGGGCAACAATCGAGCAGCTTTGTTTGTGGCTCGCTTTGGCCACTTCGATCCGAATCAATATAGTCTGCGGGAGATTTATCACTTCACCTCGATGGCAGTGGAGATTATTGCGCTGGAGAACGATTACGCTTCGGTGGCGGGCATCTGTGAGATTATCGATCTGGAGGGTGCGAACTCGGATAAAATGCGTCGCTTCGACAAGGTTTTCTTTCGCAAATGGTGGAACTTTCTGCACGAGTGCAGTCCTCTAAGGGTGCGAGAGGTGTATGTCATCAACATGCCCAAGGACATACAGAGCACCATTCTATTCCTGTACAATCTGCTTAGCGCGCAGGTTAATTATCCG ATTCATGTGCTGAAGACTCCAGGTGAGCTGTTCGAGCATATAGGTAAGGAGTATCTGCCAGAGGAGTATGGTGGCACCAATGGCCATATGGTGGAGACTATTGCCTATATGGAGGATCTGCTGAACAGCTATCGCAGCTACTTCGAGCAGGATCAACAGTATGGCACCATTGAGGAGTTGCGAGCTGGCGAGATAACCACCTATGAGGCAGAGTTTGGCGTCAATGGTTCATTTCGCAAGCTCAACTGGGATTAG
- the LOC132786941 gene encoding lysosomal acid glucosylceramidase translates to MKVFSFCLYLVYALWASHDAVTALSTDCQLRETKHGSVCVCNSSHCDYLEQPALNDSNQLVVISSSKNGLRFKRTDGSFLQRSILEVQDRQFIDENFVADAIVVEDNRAWLQFSKIPQQFVLNARIKTVQLTVKREQRYQKITNFGGAFTGSVSHILQQLPTELQDHIYRSYFHEEGIAYNSIRMSIGGSDFDLQPWAYNEQPRNDPQLSNFTTLDPRDLQKIEQLQRLKSVAELKELQIMAAAWSAPTWMKSNKRWTGFGQLKPEYYQAWAQYHLRFLELMQSKNMPVWAISTGNEPLNGVIGFFFVHFMSMGWTPWQQAIWLSDHLGPTIRNSSQRHVLIFGNDDQRYTYPSWFRKMRASRSNALDYLDGLAVHWYWDEIFGPQLIDEAHAEMPNKLMLNTESCIGDKPWQTHGPELGSWGRGESYMRAYMQDLQHNINGWLDWNLVLDEKGGPNYIHNYVDSPVIVNTTNRAEFYKQPIYYAIGHFSKFVPAQSVRIETKTNETDAFAQLNVVGFQRPDNSIALILYNGENLPVDVALDDSQRGKFKLRLPARSWHTVIYK, encoded by the exons atgaaagtgttttcattttgcctGTACTTGGTGTACGCACTGTGGGCATCGCATGACG CTGTTACCGCCTTGTCGACGGATTGCCAGCTGCGTGAAACGAAACATGGCAGCGTTTGTGTCTGTAACAGCAGCCACTGTGACTACCTCGAGCAACCTGCACTAAATGACAGCAATCAATTGGTGGTGATTAGCTCCAGCAAG aatGGACTACGTTTCAAGCGAACTGATGGCAGTTTTTTGCAGCGAAGCATACTGGAAGTTCAGGATCGTCAATTCATCGATGAGAACTTTGTGGCCGATGCGATTGTCGTCGAAGATAATCGCGCTTGGTTGCAGTTTTCGAAAATCCCGCAACAGTTCG TTTTAAATGCACGCATTAAGACTGTGCAGCTAACGGTCAAACGTGAGCAGCGTTATCAGAAGATCACCAATTTTGGAGGCGCTTTCACAGGCAGCGTCTCCCACAttctgcagcagctgccaacaGAGCTGCAAGATCACATCTACAG ATCATATTTCCATGAGGAGGGCATTGCCTACAATTCGATACGCATGTCAATTGGTGGCTCTGACTTTGACCTTCAACCTTGGGCGTACAACGAGCAGCCGCGCAATGATCCTCAGTTGAGCAACTTTACAACATTGGACCCCAGGGATCTGCAGAAAATCGAGCAACTTCAGCGTCTGAAGAGTGTCGCTGAGTTGAAGGAGCTACAAATAATGGCAGCCGCTTGGAGTGCGCCCACTTGGATGAAGAGCAACAAACGCTGGACGGGATTTGGCCAACTGAAGCCAGAATACTATCAAGCTTGGGCGCAATATCACTTGAG ATTCCTCGAGCTAATGCAGTCTAAAAATATGCCCGTCTGGGCCATATCCACTGGCAATGAGCCGTTAAACGGCGTCATTGGTTTCTTTTTCGTGCATTTCATGAGCATGGGTTGGACGCCGTGGCAGCAG GCCATTTGGTTGAGCGATCATCTGGGACCCACTATTAGAAACTCCTCGCAGCGACATGTGCTCATCTTTGGCAACGACGATCAGCGCTACACTTATCCCTCGTGGTTCCGCAAG ATGCGTGCCTCGCGTAGCAATGCTCTGGATTATCTCGATGGCCTCGCTGTGCATTGGTATTGGGATGAGATCTTTGGTCCCCAGCTCATTGATGAGGCGCATGCAGAAATGCCAAATAAATTGATGTTGAACACAGAGTCCTGCATCGGCGACAAACCCTGGCAGACCCATGGCCCCGAGCTAGGCAGCTGGGGGCGTGGCGAGAGCTATATGCGCGCCTATATGCAGGATCTGCAGCACAACATCAATGGTTGGCTGGACTGGAATCTGGTGCTCGACGAAAAGGGAGGACCCAATTATATACACAACTATGTAGACTCACCGGTGATTGTGAATACAACGAATCGCGCAGAGTTCTATAAGCAACCCATTTACTATGCCATCGGACACTTTAGCAAGTTTGTGCCGGCGCAATCGGTGCGCATTGAGACGAAGACCAATGAGACCGATGCGTTTGCGCAGCTGAATGTTGTGGGCTTCCAGCGACCGGATAACAGCATCGCCTTGATCCTGTACAACGG GGAGAACTTGCCTGTGGATGTGGCTCTGGATGACAGCCAACGtggcaaatttaaattgcgtTTGCCAGCGCGATCCTGGCACACAGTTATCTATAAATGA
- the LOC132786880 gene encoding myogenic-determination protein: MTKYNNTNAMLTSSGSASGIKQEYSSYHQQQGLPTEYGYSSNNLQHANNTHNPHQTLHHFFNRFNAVGDVNNAACTYSARQSTEQSKQLSMTSSPIYTTDYDDEDSSLSSEEHVLAPLVCASAQSSRPCLTWACKACKKKSVTVDRRKAATMRERRRLRKVNEAFEILKRRTSSNPNQRLPKVEILRNAIEYIESLEDLLQESTPTRDGDNLAPSLSGKSCQSDYLSSYAGAYLEDKLNFYNRHMEKYGQFTDFDSSSNANGSSLDCLNLIVQSINKSNTTSAPMQSVSSKSATTSASSVASTSDAKSTTSLHANFKKKCST; this comes from the exons ATGactaaatacaataatacaaaCGCCATGCTAACGAGTTCAGGCTCAGCCAGTGGCATTAAACAGGAATATAGCAGTTACCATCAGCAACAGGGACTTCCAACGGAGTACGGAtatagcagcaacaatttgcaGCATGCAAATAACACGCACAATCCTCATCAGACACTGCATCATTTCTTCAATCGCTTCAATGCCGTCGGCGATGTCAACAACGCCGCCTGCACTTACAGCGCTCGTCAGTccacagagcagagcaaacaGCTCTCGATGACATCCTCGCCCATTTACACCACGGACTACGACGACGAGGACAGCAGCCTCAGCTCTGAGGAGCATGTTCTTGCGCCCCTCGTCTGCGCATCGGCGCAATCATCGAGACCTTGCCTTACCTGGGCCTGCAAGGCGTGTAAAAAGAAGAGCGTCACCGTCGATCGACGGAAGGCAGCCACAATGCGCGAACGACGGCGTCTCAGAAAG GTTAACGAGGCCTTTGAGATCTTGAAGCGACGCACATCATCCAATCCCAACCAGCGTCTGCCCAAGGTCGAGATCTTGCGCAACGCCATCGAGTACATCGAAAGTCTCGAGGATCTGCTTCAG gAATCAACGCCCACGCGGGATGGTGACAATCTGGCGCCCAGTTTGAGCGGAAAGAGTTGCCAGTCCGATTATCTG AGCTCGTATGCGGGCGCATATCTGGAGGATAAACTGAATTTCTACAACAGACACATGGAGAAATATGGACAATTTACAG ATTTcgatagcagcagcaatgcgAATGGTTCCAGCTTGGATTGCCTCAATCTGATTGTGCAGAGCATCAACAAGAGCAACACAACTTCAGCTCCCATGCAGAGTGTGTCCAGCAAATCCGCAACAACATCCGCATCCTCAGTTGCATCCACAAGTGATGCAAAGTCAACAACTTCGTTGCATGCCAACTTCAAGAAGAAGTGCAGCACTTAG
- the LOC132786881 gene encoding alpha-tocopherol transfer protein-like — protein sequence MSKLRPLEPLLAALALAECNEQQAEREALIATVRTWLAKSPYLRARTDEQWILAFLRRCRFSVEETKRRIDNYYSLRNVFPEVLGSRQVNDALMKQFDRGIHVIPKKPVSPQGARVIISQFCKVDPKQSSPREAFKLLFMMLELLAQECDNATVAGLFWVVDARDVNMEQMLQYDPFLLKKSFMFVDQCLPLRFMEIHLVNMIPSGQTVFNFVTSFLPAKLPWKFVVHKKSEDLYKHLPPEAMTIEYGGNNGYQAEALDYWREKLLSRKDYFEQDAQFGTNEKLRVGLANAWASGELSGTSGSFRKLEVD from the exons ATGTCCAAGCTGAGACCCCTGGAGCCCTTGCTAGCCGCCCTCGCTCTGGCCGAGTGCAATGAGCAGCAGGCGGAGCGTGAGGCGTTGATAGCCACTGTGCGTACGTGGCTGGCCAAGTCGCCTTATCTGCGGGCACGCACCGACGAGCAGTGGATCCTGGCGTTCCTGCGACGCTGTCGCTTCAGTGTGGAGGAGACGAAGAGGCGAATCGACAACTACTATTCGCTACGCAATGTGTTTCCCGAGGTGCTGGGCTCAAGGCAGGTGAACGATGCACTCATGAAGCAGTTTGATCGCGG CATTCACGTAATACCTAAGAAACCCGTGAGTCCACAAGGTGCCCGCGTGATCATCTCGCAATTTTGCAAAGTGGATCCCAAGCAGTCGAGTCCGCGCGAAGCCTTCAAGCTGCTTTTCATGATGCTGGAACTCTTGGCTCAGGAATGTGATAATGCCACGGTGGCAGGACTTTTCTGGGTGGTAGATGCTCGTGATGTCAATATGGAGCAAATGCTGCAATACGATCCGTTTCTGCTCAAGAAGTCCTTCATGTTTGTGGACCAATGCTTGCCGCTGCGCTTCATGGAGATTCATCTGGTCAATATGATACCCTCCGGGCAGACGGTGTTCAATTTTGTCACCTCTTTTCTGCCAGCCAAGCTGCCCTGGAAG TTTGTGGTGCACAAGAAGTCAGAGGATCTTTACAAGCATCTCCCACCAGAAGCCATGACCATCGAGTATGGCGGCAACAATGGCTATCAAGCCGAAGCCTTGGACTATTGGCGTGAGAAACTGTTGTCTCGCAAGGATTACTTTGAGCAGGATGCTCAGTTTGGTACAAATGAAAAGCTGCGCGTTGGCCTGGCCAATGCCTGGGCCAGCGGAGAGCTGAGCGGCACCAGCGGCTCTTTTCGCAAGCTGGAGGTGGATTAA